A window of the Anoplolepis gracilipes chromosome 11, ASM4749672v1, whole genome shotgun sequence genome harbors these coding sequences:
- the Acc gene encoding acetyl-CoA carboxylase isoform X1 yields the protein MLRRLLDSLFFGNVAEETESDSSTGDSSQEIIDCVAPSPGSIRARKMSEAPVSFVVGEPDPDPDPDPSEVQEIEDSFPSMGSDSTHLLVQTNVTPGLVERRKRLRPSMSQGTVMIQAQNRLQEKDFTVATPEEFVHRFGGTRVINKVLIANNGIAAVKCMRSVRRWSYEMFKNERAVRFVVMVTPEDLKANAEYIKMADQYVPVPGGTNNNNYANVELIVDIAIRTQVHAVWAGWGHASENPKLPELLHKNNICFIGPSERAMWALGDKIASSIVAQTADVPTLPWSGSELTAHYSGKKIKISSELFKKGCVATVEECLAAANKIGFPIMVKASEGGGGKGIRKVENAEELPALFRQVQTEIPGSPIFIMKLAKCARHLEVQLLADNYGNAISLFGRDCSIQRRHQKIIEEAPAVIAKPEVFEEMEKAAVRLAKMVGYVSAGTVEYLYDTAGRYYFLELNPRLQVEHPCTEMVSDVNLPAAQLQIAMGLPLHHIKDIRLLYGESPWGDNPIDFDQPRHKPQPWGHVIAARITSENPDEGFKPSSGTVQELNFRSSKNVWGYFSVGASGGLHEFADSQFGHCFSWGEDRNQARENLVIALKELSIRGDFRTTVEYLITLLETESFQQNNIDTAWLDLLIAERVRSDKPDVLLAVTCGALHIADRTITAAFTGFQTALEKGQIQASNDLDNVVDVELINDGYKYKVQAAKSGPNNYFLVMNGSYKELEVHRLSDGGLLVSLDGASLTTYMREEVDRYRIMLGNQTCVFEKDNDPSLLRSPSAGKLINFLVEDGGHVGTGQAYAEIEVMKMIMTVTASEAGSVFYVKRPGAILEAGTLIAHLELDDPSLVTKAQEYTGQFPAAAALAVPEKLNHLHAKYRNALENTLAGYCLPDPYHLPRLRELIEKFMCSLRDPNLPLLELQEVIATISGRIPISVEKKIRKLMSLYERNITSILAQFPSQQIAAVIDGHAATLSKRADRDVFFLTTQAIVQLVQRYRNGIRGRMKTAVHELLRQYYTVESQFQQGHYDKCVSALIEKYKDDVATVTGMIFSHNQVTKKNVLVTMLIDHLWANEPGLTDELSNTLTELTSLNRTEHSRVALRARQVLIAAHQPAYELRHNQMESIFLSAVDMYGHDFHPENLQKLILSETSIFDILHDFFYHTNRAVCNAALEVYVRRAYISYDLTCLQHLELSGEIPLVYFQFVLPSNHPNRQNQSLVDYRAGAMVAFQDLEQFSQYADEILDLLDDLSSPTPIVSAKLLEAVDAAGSESRHSTSINVSLSMAADGMSSSATAVPNDKSTEPVHILSIAVKESGTEDDATMARMFGDWCATNKDELISRGIRRVTFAALKKRQFPKFFTFRQREGFVEDRIYRHLEPGCAFQLELNRMRTYDLEALPTSNQKMHLYLGQAKVAKGQQVTDYRFFIRSIIRHSDLITKEASFDYLHNEGERVLLEAMDELEVAFSHPLAKRTECNHIFLNFVPTVIMDPSRIEESVTSMVLRYGPRLWKLHVRQAEIKMTIRPAPGKPTSNVRLCIANDSGYSIDLHLYTEATDPKTGIIRFESYPPTATNAANWRPGPMHGLPISTPYLAKDYLQAKRFQAQSAGSTYVYDLPDMFRQQVEKLWQKYVEERPLNDDQNPIAIPNPVIDVVELVLDGEQLVEQKRLPGENDIGMIAWRLILYTPECPFGRDVILIANDLTCQIGSFGIPEDLLFCRASERARQLGCPRIYFSANSGARIGLAEEVKAVFRIAWEDENEPEKGFKYIYLTPDDYARLASFNSVKASLIEDPAGESRYRITDIIGKDDGLGVENLKHAGLIAGETSRAYDEIITISIVSCRAIGIGTYLVRLGQRVIQIENSHIILTGYRALNTVLGREVYASNNQLGGTQIMHNNGVSHATDARDLDGVATALKWLTYFPRSKGAPLPILLPVTDPFDREIAYMPTKTAYDPRWMLEGKLCTESNTWDSGFFDRGSWHEIMRPWAQTVVTGRARLGGIPCGIIAVETRTVELHLPADPANLDSEAKTVSQAGQVWFPDSAYKTAQAIQDFGREELPLFIFANWRGFSGGMKDMYEQIVKFGAYIVDGLRQYCKPIFVYIPPNGELRGGAWAVVDPTINPRYMEMFADNTSRGGILEADGIVEIKFRNKDIVKTMHRVDPVICKLKEKLSTANTAEERIELEAQIRKREKILEPMYRQVAIYFADLHDTPERMLEKNTIQEIIPWKKARGLFYWRLRRRLLEEEIKNQILSTQPSLDVRQVGAMLRRWFIEDKGTTESYLWDQDEAATYWLEAQHKTDDSVVSRNITCVKRDAVVTRIKDALDTCPEIRLDVVLEIAHRLQPAERAELQRTLSQLETTGQEHQDTDVSS from the exons ATGCTACGCCGTCTTCTGGACTCTCTGTTTTTTG GTAACGTCGCGGAGGAAACGGAGTCCGATTCTTCGACGGGAGATTCCAGTCAGGAGATCATCGACTGTGTCGCTCCTTCCCCGGGGTCCATTCGCGCGAGAAAGATGTCGGAGGCACCGGTGAGCTTTGTCGTCGGGGAGCCCGACCCCGATCCCGATCCCGATCCTAGCGAGGTACAGGAGATCGAAGATAGCTTCCCGAGCATGGGGAGCGATAGCACCCATCTGCTGGTGCAAACCAATGTCACCCCAGGACTGGTAGAGCGCCGTAAGCGTCTCAG GCCCAGCATGTCGCAGGGTACGGTGATGATTCAGGCGCAAAATCGACTCCAAGAGAAAGACTTCACTGTTGCGACTCCCGAAGAGTTTGTCCATCGTTTCGGAGGCACCAGGGTTATCaacaag GTGCTGATCGCCAACAATGGCATCGCGGCGGTTAAATGCATGCGATCGGTTCGACGCTGGTCATACGAGATGTTTAAGAACGAGAGGGCTGTGCGTTTCGTGGTGATGGTCACCCCGGAAGATCTCAAGGCAAACGCGGAGTACATTAAAATGGCAGACCAGTACGTGCCAGTACCGGGTGGGACCAACAACAACAATTACGCTAACGTGGAACTAATCGTTGATATCGCGATACGTACTCAGGTCCATGCAGTTTGGGCCGGATGGGGTCACGCTTCGGAAAATCCGAAACTTCCGGAACTGCTCCACAAAAATAACATCTGCTTTattg GACCATCCGAGAGGGCCATGTGGGCTTTAGGTGACAAAATCGCGTCCAGCATAGTCGCTCAAACTGCGGACGTGCCGACTCTTCCTTGGTCAGGATCGGAATTGACAGCGCATTACAgcgggaaaaaaattaaaatatcgtcAGAACTTTTTAAGAAGGGATGCGTGGCCACTGTGGAAGAGTGTCTGGCGGCGGCCAACAAGATCGGCTTCCCGATCATGGTGAAGGCGAGCGAAGGTGGCGGCGGTAAAGGGATCAGAAAAGTTGAAAATGCCGAGGAGTTACCCGCCTTATTCAG acaagTGCAGACTGAAATACCCGGTTCgccaatatttattatgaaactGGCCAAATGCGCTCGTCACTTAGAAGTGCAATTACTAGCCGATAATTATGGCAACGCGATATCATTGTTTGGACGCGATTGCTCGATCCAAAGGAGGcatcaaaaaattatcgagGAAGCACCGGCTGTGATCGCTAAGCCAGAAGTTTTTGAAGAAATGGAAAAG GCGGCTGTGAGACTAGCAAAAATGGTAGGATATGTTAGTGCCGGTACCGTAGAGTATCTATACGACACGGCTGGCAGATATTATTTCTTGGAGTTGAATCCGCGTCTTCAAGTGGAACATCCTTGCACCGAGATGGTTTCGGATGTAAACTTACCAGCGGCCCAGTTACAAATAGCGATGGGTTTGCCGTTACACCACATCAAAGATATACGTCTTTTATACGGTGAAAGCCCCTGGGGCGACAACCCGATCGATTTTGATCAACCACGTCATAAGCCTCAACCATGGGGTCACGTTATCGCAGCTAGAATTACCAGTGAAAATCCTGACGAAG gcTTTAAACCGAGTTCCGGCACGGTGCAGGAGTTGAATTTTCGATCATCCAAGAATGTATGGGGCTATTTCTCGGTCGGCGCTTCGGGAGGACTTCACGAGTTCGCTGACTCGCAATTCGGTCATTGCTTCTCATGGGGTGAAGACCGCAATCAGGCTAGAGAAAATTTAGTCATAGCTCTGAAAGAATTAAGTATCAGGGGCGATTTTAGGACCACGGTCGAGTATCTCATTACCCTTCTGGAAACGGAATCCTTTCAACAGAATAATATAGACACTGCTTGGCTCGATTTGCTGATTGCGGAACGTGTCCGCAGTGATAAGCCGGATGTCTTATTGGCTGTCACCTGCGGAGCGCTTCATATCGCCGATAGAACAATCACAGCCGCTTTCACCGGATTTCAGACAGCTTTAGAAAAAGGCCAAATACAAGCTAGCAATGATTTAGATAACGTTGTCGAT GTAGAGCTTATTAACGATGGATACAAGTACAAAGTACAAGCTGCCAAATCCGGTCCTAATAACTATTTCCTCGTGATGAACGGTTCTTACAAAGAGTTAGAAGTACATCGGCTGTCGGACGGAGGTTTGCTGGTTTCACTGGACGGTGCGAGCCTCACGACTTACATGCGGGAGGAAGTAGATCGTTATAGAATAATGTTGGGAAATCAGACATGCGTCTTTGAAAAGGACAACGACCCATCCTTACTAAGATCACCGTCCGCTGGCaagctaattaattttttggtCGAGGACGGCGGTCATGTGGGCACCGGTCAGGCATACGCCGAAATTGAGGTGATGAAAATGATTATGACCGTCACTGCCAGCGAAGCAGGTAGCGTCTTTTATGTGAAACGACCTGGCGCTATATTGGAAGCCGGTACCCTAATCGCGCATCTCGAACTGGATGATCCATCACTGGTGACGAAAGCGCAAGAGTACACGGGACAGTTCCCAGCGGCAGCAGCGCTCGCTGTACCGGAAAAATTGAACCACCTGCACGCCAAGTACCGAAACGCTTTGGAAAATACCTTGGCCGGATACTGTCTGCCGGATCCGTATCATTTACCACGTTTACGGGAACTAATCGAGAAATTCATGTGTTCATTGCGTGATCCCAATTTACCGTTACTGGAACTGCAGGAGGTAATCGCTACGATATCCGGCAGAATTCCGATCTCGGTGGAGAAGAAGATTCGCAAATTGATGTCGTTATATGAGCGAAACATCACGTCAATCTTAGCCCAATTTCCCAGTCAACAGATTGCCGCCGTAATCGACGGACACGCGGCGACTCTGTCCAAGAGAGCTGATCGCGATGTATTCTTTTTGACGACCCAAGCTATCGTACAATTAGTACAGAGATATCGAAATGGTATACGTGGTCGAATGAAGACCGCCGTGCATGAACTATTGCGACAGTATTACACGGTCGAGAGCCAGTTCCAGCAGGGTCATTATGACAAATGCGTTTCCGCGCTAATAGAAAAGTACAAGGATGATGTAGCGACCGTTACGGGTATGATTTTTAGTCATAATCAAGTAACGAAGAAGAACGTCTTAGTCACTATGCTGATTGATCATCTGTGGGCCAACGAACCCGGTCTTACCGATGAACTCTCAAACACGTTGACCGAACTGACTAGTCTGAATCGCACGGAACACAGTCGCGTCGCACTGAGAGCCAGACAAGTGTTGATTGCCGCCCATCAACCCGCCTACGAACTCAGACACAATCAGATGGAATCGATATTTCTTTCAGCGGTGGATATGTACGGACACGACTTCCATCCGGAGAACTTGCAAAAGCTCATTCTTTCCGAAACATCCATCTTTGATATTCTTCATGACTTCTTTTATCATACTAATCGCGCGGTGTGTAACGCCGCCTTGGAGGTCTACGTACGACGGGCTTACATCAGTTATGATCTCACGTGTTTGCAACACTTGGAGCTATCCGGCGAAATTCCACTGGTATACTTCCAATTCGTTTTACCTAGCAATCATCCGAATCGTCAGAATCAATCCTTGGTAGATTATAGAGCGGGCGCGATGGTAGCTTTCCAAGATCTCGAGCAATTTAGCCAATACGCGGACGAGATCTTGGATTTGTTGGACGATCTATCGAGCCCTACACCGATAGTTTCTGCAAAATTGTTGGAGGCAGTAGACGCTGCCGGTAGCGAGTCGCGACACAGCACGTCCATCAACGTGTCCTTAAGCATGGCGGCGGATGGAATGTCGTCGTCCGCGACAGCGGTGCCAAACGACAAATCCACCGAACCGGTTCATATATTGAGTATCGCGGTCAAAGAGAGCGGCACCGAGGATGATGCCACTATGGCCCGAATGTTTGGAGATTGGTGTGCCACCAATAAAGACGAACTAATATCCCGCGGCATCCGTAGAGTGACGTTCGCCGCGCTCAAGAAGAGACAGTTCCCCAAATTCTTCACTTTCCGTCAGCGAGAAGGTTTCGTCGAGGACAGGATCTATCGGCATCTCGAGCCCGGTTGCGCCTTCCAATTGGAATTGAATCGTATGCGAACGTATGATCTCGAAGCGCTTCCGACGTCGAATCAAAAGATGCATCTCTATCTCGGTCAAGCTAAGGTCGCCAAGGGCCAGCAGGTTACCGATTATCGTTTCTTCATTCGTTCGATTATACGGCACTCTGATCTTATCACGAAAGAGGCGAGCTTCGATTATCTTCACAACGAGGGCGAACGTGTTCTGCTTGAGGCTATGGATGAATTGGAGGTCGCGTTCTCGCATCCTCTCGCGAAACGCACCGAGTGCAATCACATCTTCTTGAATTTCGTCCCCACGGTCATTATGGATCCGAGTAGAATAGAAGAAAGTGTTACTAGTATGGTGTTGCGATACGGACCGAGATTGTGGAAGCTGCACGTACGACAGGCCGAGATCAAGATGACTATACGGCCCGCGCCAGGGAAACCGACCTCCAACGTACGTCTCTGTATTGCCAACGACAGTGGATATAGCATTGATTTACATCTTTACACGGAAGCCACGGATCCAAAGACGGGTATCATTCGTTTCGAGTCTTATCCACCGACAGCGACGAATGCAGCGAATTGGAGGCCGGGCCCTATGCACGGACTACCGATCTCTACGCCGTATCTGGCCAAGGATTATCTCCAGGCAAAGAGGTTCCAGGCACAAAGCGCCGGTTCGACTTACGTCTACGATTTGCCGGACATGTTTCGGCAACAAGTCGAGAAACTGTGGCAGAAATACGTGGAGGAGAGGCCACTGAACGATGATCAGAATCCAATCGCGATTCCTAATCCGGTAATAGATGTCGTGGAATTAGTATTAGATGGGGAACAATTGGTCGAGCAGAAGCGACTGCCAGGTGAGAACGACATTGGGATGATTGCGTGGCGATTAATTCTCTACACTCCAGAATGCCCGTTTGGTCGAGACGTTATACTCATCGCCAATGATCTCACGTGCCAAATAGGCTCGTTCGGAATACCCGAGGATTTACTGTTTTGCAGAGCCTCCGAGAGAGCGAGGCAGCTTGGATGTCCTCGGATATATTTTTCGGCCAATTCTGGTGCCCGTATCGGTCTCGCGGAGGAAGTGAAGGCTGTCTTCAGGATTGCATGGGAGGACGAGAACGAACCGGAGAaaggttttaaatatatatatctcacgcCGGATGATTATGCACGTCTGGCATCCTTTAACTCGGTGAAGGCTTCATTGATCGAGGATCCCGCGGGTGAGTCCCGTTACAGGATCACGGACATTATCGGCAAGGACGACGGCTTAGGAGTGGAGAATCTCAAGCACGCCGGTCTAATTGCGGGCGAAACGTCACGGGCCTACGACGAAATCATTACAATCTCTATAGTGTCGTGCCGCGCGATCGGTATCGGTACTTATCTAGTGCGTCTCGGCCAGAGGGTGATACAGATTGAAAACTCGCACATTATTCTGACCGGTTATCGTGCTTTGAACACTGTACTGGGCCGCGAGGTTTATGCCAGCAACAATCAGCTGGGCGGTACGCAGATTATGCACAACAACGGAGTGTCTCACGCGACCGACGCTCGGGACTTGGACGGAGTGGCGACCGCCTTGAAATGGCTCACTTACTTTCCCAGAAGTAAAGGTGCTCCGTTACCGATATTATTACCCGTCACCGACCCGTTCGATCGAGAGATCGCTTATATGCCCACAAAAACGGCCTACGATCCGAGATGGATGCTAGAAGGCAAACTTTGCACCGAATCGAATACTTGGGACAGCGGTTTCTTCGACCGAGGATCCTGGCAC GAAATAATGAGACCGTGGGCGCAAACGGTGGTGACTGGACGAGCCAGGCTCGGTGGTATACCGTGCGGTATTATTGCCGTTGAAACGAGAACTGTTGAGCTACATTTGCCAGCTGATCCCGCCAATCTAGATTCCGAAGCTAAAACCGTGTCTCAAGCGGGACAGGTTTGGTTCCCGGACAGCGCGTATAAAACTGCGCAAGCTATCCAAGATTTTGGAAGAGAGGAGCTGCCATTATTTATCTTTGCCAACTGGAGAGGCTTTTCCGGAGGCATGAAGG ATATGTACGAGCAAATTGTCAAGTTTGGTGCCTACATCGTCGACGGACTGCGACAATATTGCAAGCCAATATTCGTTTATATTCCACCGAATGGAGAGCTTAGAGGTGGTGCTTGGGCGGTCGTGGATCCTACAATAAATCCTCGTTACATGGAGATGTTTGCCGACAATACCAGCAGAGGTGGCATCTTGGAAGCGGACGGCATTGTAGAGATTAAATTTCGAAACAAGGACATTGTGAAAACTATGCATAGAGTCGATCCCGTTATATGCAAGCTAAAG GAGAAATTATCAACCGCAAATACGGCGGAGGAACGAATCGAGCTCGAAGCCCAGATTCGTAAACGCGAGAAAATTTTGGAGCCAATGTACCGTCAAGTCGCCATTTATTTCGCCGACCTGCACGACACGCCAGAAAGAATGTTAGAGAAGAACACAATTCAAGAGATAATACCGTGGAAGAAGGCGCGAGGATTATTTTATTGGCGATTACGACGTAGGCTTCTGGAAGAGGAAATTAAGAACCAGATCTTATCGACGCAGCCGAGTCTCGATGTCAGGCAAGTGGGCGCAATGTTGCGACGCTGGTTCATCGAAGACAAGGGAACAACGGAATCGTATTTGTGGGATCAAGATGAAGCCGCGACCTATTGGTTAGAGGCACAACATAAAACGGACGATAGTGTCGTGTCGCGTAATATAACGTGCGTGAAGAGAGACGCGGTGGTGACACGTATCAAGGACGCTCTGGATACATGTCCGGAGATCAGACTGGACGTGGTTCTAGAAATTGCGCATAGATTACAACCGGCTGAACGAGCGGAGTTGCAGAGAACATTGTCGCAGTTGGAAACAACGGGACAAGAACACCAGGACACGGACGTTTCGTCCTGA